A stretch of the Azorhizobium caulinodans ORS 571 genome encodes the following:
- a CDS encoding uroporphyrinogen-III synthase, translating to MRLLVTRPQPGAGDTARRLAALGHDAIVDPMLRVAQTHAPLPTGDFTAIAFTSVNGVKALAAHAEKTRVRHLPAFAVGSRTAQAARAAGFADVTDCAGDVIALGTALKALPPGSRVLHAAGAERAGDLEGDLAPAGISLALAVLYRTLPADQLAPETLAALKSGAVAAALHYSARTVESLLEATARGDVTGPFLALRQLCLSHAVAAPLRALGATTEVSQTPDEDALLTLL from the coding sequence GTGCGCCTGCTCGTGACCCGCCCGCAACCGGGCGCCGGCGACACCGCCCGGCGTCTTGCGGCGCTGGGTCACGATGCGATCGTGGACCCCATGCTGCGGGTGGCGCAAACCCACGCGCCTTTACCCACCGGCGATTTCACTGCCATCGCCTTCACCAGCGTGAATGGCGTGAAGGCGCTTGCCGCCCACGCGGAGAAGACCCGTGTACGGCATCTGCCCGCCTTCGCCGTGGGCAGCCGCACCGCCCAGGCCGCCCGCGCGGCCGGCTTCGCGGACGTGACCGACTGCGCCGGCGATGTGATCGCGCTCGGCACGGCACTCAAGGCCCTGCCACCGGGCAGCCGCGTGCTCCATGCGGCAGGCGCGGAGCGGGCGGGCGATCTGGAAGGCGACCTCGCGCCGGCCGGCATCAGCCTCGCCCTTGCGGTTCTCTACCGCACCCTCCCCGCCGATCAGCTCGCGCCGGAGACGCTCGCCGCCCTCAAGAGCGGCGCGGTCGCGGCCGCGCTCCATTATTCCGCCCGCACGGTGGAGAGCCTGCTGGAGGCCACCGCACGCGGGGACGTGACCGGACCCTTTCTTGCGCTGCGGCAGTTATGCCTGTCCCATGCGGTGGCGGCCCCGCTGCGGGCGCTGGGGGCGACAACAGAGGTCTCACAAACTCCCGATGAGGACGCGCTGCTGACTTTGCTATAA
- the hemC gene encoding hydroxymethylbilane synthase, which yields MPDPNAPFAPRLAIGTRGSPLALWQAHAVRDALAAALARPVESISITVIRTSGDSIQDRALSEAGGKGLFTKEIEEQLLDGRIDLAVHSAKDMATALPDGLFLSGFLPRADVRDALILREGKSLADLPAGARIGTASLRREAQLRRLRPDLDVSLLRGNVHTRLAKVREGTFDGTLLALAGLTRLGLAHEASAVLDTDAFLPAVGQGAVAIESRVGDEATNGAIAAIACRATGIALAAERALLTALDGSCRTPIGGLATVEGDMVRLRGLILSPDGRDAAEADETAPVSDAARLGADMGARLRATAPARALGL from the coding sequence ATGCCCGATCCGAACGCTCCCTTCGCCCCGCGCCTCGCCATCGGCACCCGCGGCAGCCCGCTCGCGCTCTGGCAGGCCCATGCGGTGCGCGACGCCCTCGCCGCCGCGCTGGCGCGTCCCGTGGAGAGCATCTCCATCACGGTCATCCGCACCTCGGGCGACAGCATTCAGGACCGCGCCCTGTCAGAAGCCGGCGGCAAGGGCCTGTTCACCAAGGAGATCGAGGAGCAGCTCCTCGACGGGCGCATCGACCTCGCGGTCCATTCCGCCAAGGACATGGCCACCGCTTTGCCCGACGGCCTGTTCCTCTCCGGCTTCCTGCCGCGCGCCGATGTGCGCGACGCTTTGATCCTGCGCGAGGGCAAGAGCCTCGCGGACCTGCCCGCCGGCGCGCGCATCGGCACCGCCTCGCTCCGGCGCGAAGCCCAGTTGCGGCGGCTGCGGCCGGACCTCGACGTGTCGCTGCTACGGGGCAATGTCCACACGCGCCTCGCCAAGGTGCGCGAAGGCACGTTCGATGGCACGCTGCTGGCGCTCGCCGGCCTCACCCGCCTCGGCCTCGCCCATGAGGCGAGCGCGGTTCTGGACACGGACGCTTTCCTGCCCGCCGTGGGCCAAGGGGCGGTGGCCATCGAGAGCCGTGTCGGGGATGAGGCCACCAACGGCGCCATTGCCGCCATCGCCTGCCGGGCCACCGGCATCGCGCTCGCGGCCGAGCGGGCGCTGCTGACCGCGCTGGATGGCTCCTGCCGCACGCCCATCGGCGGGCTCGCCACCGTGGAAGGCGACATGGTGCGCCTGCGCGGCCTCATTCTCTCGCCCGATGGGCGGGATGCCGCCGAGGCGGACGAGACGGCCCCGGTCTCTGACGCCGCCCGGCTGGGCGCGGACATGGGCGCGCGGTTGCGCGCGACGGCTCCCGCCCGCGCGCTGGGGCTCTAG